The Vicia villosa cultivar HV-30 ecotype Madison, WI linkage group LG1, Vvil1.0, whole genome shotgun sequence genome includes a region encoding these proteins:
- the LOC131660510 gene encoding protein GL2-INTERACTING REPRESSOR 1-like: MSRRNGSGPKLDLKLNLSPPRVDHRRVETSSPTRSATVSPTSPPSSCVSTELNQEDGTNRYSNSPEATSMVLVGCPRCLMYVMLSEDDPKCPKCKSTVLLDFVHENNSKRRN, encoded by the coding sequence ATGAGTCGAAGAAATGGAAGTGGTCCTAAGCTTGACTTGAAACTCAACTTATCTCCACCAAGGGTTGACCACAGAAGAGTTGAGACGTCATCACCAACAAGATCAGCGACAGTTTCGCCAACGTCGCCGCCGAGCTCGTGCGTGTCTACTGAGCTAAACCAAGAAGATGGAACCAACCGATACTCTAACAGCCCTGAAGCTACTTCCATGGTTCTAGTTGGTTGTCCTCGCTGTCTTATGTATGTCATGCTTTCTGAAGATGATCCAAAGTGTCCCAAGTGCAAAAGCACTGTTTTGCTCGATTTTGTCCATGAAAACAACAGCAAGAGAAGGAATTAA